Proteins co-encoded in one Deltaproteobacteria bacterium genomic window:
- a CDS encoding cyclase family protein — MRPHPLVLVLAAVIAACRSTETLRPPEPKQIIDLSPSLTEDSACRQLGRRACEFLGVPQRGPFTAVVPAKPHHSYGMMTFTLLSHGGAHLDAPGRLLREGLRADQVPLNRLYGPARVWDLRWHDRHTPLQINDLSQQSEVQPGEVLLLLTGYSPPAAGEWPVHTWLSAQAASWLAARPLRALATDMPSIGNFEQLAHALELDRQPAEVWAERLAFFQAGIPVIEGLINLEQLVGEPMVVFAGLPLALADRSGAPMRAIALVY; from the coding sequence TTGCGACCCCATCCCCTAGTGCTCGTGCTAGCCGCAGTCATCGCCGCGTGCCGATCGACCGAGACGCTGCGGCCGCCGGAGCCGAAGCAGATCATCGATCTATCCCCGAGCCTGACGGAAGACAGCGCCTGCCGGCAACTCGGCCGGCGCGCGTGCGAGTTTCTCGGGGTTCCGCAGCGGGGCCCGTTTACGGCGGTGGTGCCGGCGAAACCCCACCACTCGTACGGCATGATGACCTTCACTCTGCTCAGTCACGGGGGCGCGCATCTCGATGCGCCCGGGCGTCTGCTGCGTGAGGGCCTGCGGGCGGATCAAGTGCCGCTCAATCGACTGTACGGCCCGGCGCGGGTGTGGGATTTGCGTTGGCACGATCGCCATACCCCTTTGCAAATCAACGACCTCAGCCAGCAGTCGGAGGTGCAACCGGGAGAGGTCCTGCTGCTGCTAACCGGTTACAGCCCGCCGGCCGCGGGCGAGTGGCCGGTTCACACCTGGCTATCGGCCCAAGCCGCAAGCTGGCTGGCGGCCCGTCCACTGCGCGCACTGGCGACCGACATGCCGAGCATCGGCAACTTCGAGCAGCTGGCACACGCGCTCGAACTAGATCGGCAGCCGGCGGAAGTCTGGGCCGAGCGGCTCGCCTTCTTCCAAGCCGGCATTCCAGTTATCGAGGGGCTGATCAACCTCGAACAGCTCGTCGGCGAACCGATGGTCGTCTTCGCCGGCTTACCACTCGCGCTGGCCGACCGCAGCGGTGCACCGATGCGAGCGATAGCCTTGGTCTACTGA
- a CDS encoding MoaD/ThiS family protein, with product MLITLLPQHQEIDLPGRQRVADVLRQLGLLPGTVMVIRGDELVTERDFLEADDRVEIRSVISGGS from the coding sequence ATGCTGATCACGTTGCTCCCACAGCACCAGGAGATTGATTTGCCCGGCCGCCAGCGGGTGGCCGACGTCCTGCGGCAACTGGGTTTGCTGCCGGGAACGGTGATGGTCATTCGCGGCGACGAACTGGTCACCGAGCGCGACTTCCTGGAGGCCGACGATCGTGTCGAGATCCGCTCGGTGATCTCGGGTGGCAGCTAG
- a CDS encoding adenine nucleotide alpha hydrolase family protein, with protein MKCTRCHARAEVHIRHHNSAFCRGCYGTYFQRQVERAIHKEHMFTPDEDVLVAVSGGKDSLALWDALVTMGYRTTGLHLALGIGDYSAISTRKTEHFARERGLRLLTVPLEDETPGLGIMRVAGATNRKACAACGTVKRHYFDRIAAEQGFQVVATGHNLDDEAARLLGNVLHWQSDHLAKQSPVLVPTHEKFARKVKPFFRISEYETAVYAFFRGIDYVLDECPNSAGATQLVYKDVLNRLEAAMPGTKLTFVQEFLRTGRPAFAGEASSPPQTCESCGMPSYNGTCGFCRLVAEVTRRRNPLPHAGPA; from the coding sequence ATGAAATGTACCCGCTGCCACGCCCGCGCCGAGGTGCACATTCGGCACCACAATTCCGCCTTCTGCCGCGGTTGCTACGGCACCTATTTTCAGCGCCAAGTGGAACGGGCGATCCACAAGGAGCATATGTTCACGCCCGACGAGGACGTGTTGGTGGCCGTGTCGGGCGGCAAAGACAGTCTCGCCTTGTGGGATGCGCTGGTCACCATGGGTTACCGAACCACCGGCTTGCACCTGGCACTGGGAATCGGCGACTACTCGGCGATCTCCACGCGCAAGACGGAACACTTCGCCCGCGAGCGGGGTTTGCGCCTGCTGACGGTGCCACTCGAAGACGAAACCCCGGGGTTGGGGATCATGCGCGTCGCCGGCGCCACCAACCGCAAGGCCTGCGCCGCCTGCGGCACGGTGAAACGGCACTACTTCGACCGCATCGCGGCGGAGCAAGGATTCCAGGTGGTCGCTACGGGTCACAACTTGGATGACGAGGCCGCTCGGCTGCTCGGCAACGTGCTGCACTGGCAGAGCGACCACCTGGCGAAGCAAAGCCCGGTGCTGGTGCCGACGCACGAGAAGTTCGCCCGCAAGGTGAAGCCGTTCTTTCGCATCAGCGAGTACGAGACCGCGGTCTACGCCTTCTTTCGCGGCATCGATTACGTACTCGACGAGTGCCCCAACAGTGCCGGCGCGACCCAACTGGTTTACAAAGACGTGCTCAACCGGCTCGAAGCCGCGATGCCGGGCACGAAGCTGACGTTCGTTCAAGAGTTCCTGCGCACCGGTCGGCCCGCCTTCGCCGGGGAAGCATCATCCCCGCCGCAGACCTGTGAGAGCTGCGGCATGCCGTCGTACAACGGCACCTGCGGGTTCTGCCGGCTGGTGGCCGAGGTGACGCGAAGGCGCAACCCCTTGCCCCATGCGGGCCCCGCATGA
- a CDS encoding tRNA (adenine-N1)-methyltransferase: MTDRSQLVAGESVLFIDRKDREYLRRLRPGARLHLRSGSLHADHLIGMQEGAVVYNSAREPFLMLRPTFAQLVPNLPRRAQVIYPKDIGPILLWGDIYPGANVVEVGAGPGALTMALLRAVGPSGHVTSYEARADFAEMARQNIEQFYGPAPNWTLKLADAAAGIAERDVDRLLLDLAEPWQLLPQITAALRPGGLVVGYVPTALQIKEWVDALRQHGFGAVEAMETLMRFWHVKARSVRPEHRMVAHTGFIVVARRLVAVVPPAGIARAIGESSAEEEAEDFADDVDRER, from the coding sequence GTGACTGATCGTTCACAACTTGTCGCAGGCGAAAGCGTCCTGTTCATCGATCGCAAGGACCGCGAGTACTTGCGCCGCCTGCGGCCCGGGGCCCGCTTGCACCTTCGCAGTGGGTCGCTGCATGCCGATCACCTGATCGGCATGCAGGAGGGGGCGGTGGTGTACAACAGCGCCCGCGAGCCCTTCTTGATGCTGCGCCCGACGTTTGCGCAGCTGGTACCCAACCTGCCCCGGCGCGCTCAGGTCATCTACCCTAAAGACATCGGTCCGATTCTGCTCTGGGGTGACATCTATCCGGGCGCCAATGTCGTCGAGGTCGGCGCCGGCCCGGGCGCGTTGACGATGGCGCTGTTGCGCGCAGTGGGGCCGAGCGGGCACGTAACTTCGTACGAAGCCCGTGCCGACTTCGCCGAGATGGCGCGGCAGAACATCGAGCAGTTCTACGGTCCGGCCCCCAACTGGACCCTCAAGCTTGCCGACGCCGCGGCGGGCATCGCGGAGCGCGACGTCGATCGTTTGCTGCTCGATCTTGCCGAACCGTGGCAGCTGTTGCCGCAAATCACCGCCGCGCTGCGGCCGGGCGGACTCGTCGTCGGCTACGTCCCGACGGCACTGCAGATCAAGGAGTGGGTCGACGCGCTGCGGCAGCACGGCTTCGGCGCCGTCGAGGCGATGGAAACCCTCATGCGCTTCTGGCACGTAAAAGCGCGCAGCGTGCGCCCGGAGCACCGCATGGTGGCGCATACCGGCTTCATTGTGGTGGCTCGCCGGCTGGTGGCGGTCGTGCCGCCTGCCGGCATCGCGCGCGCCATTGGCGAGTCGAGCGCAGAGGAGGAAGCCGAGGATTTCGCCGACGACGTGGACCGAGAGCGTTGA